The genomic segment AAGGGCTGGAGCAGTTGCAGTTGCCCGACCCCGGCGATGCCGCCGAGCGCCAGCCCGCGATACCAGAACACGAAGCCGACCAGCATGCTGAAGACCGAGACGTAGCCGAGCCCGGCCCAGGCCGGCAGGCCGATCCCGGCCCAAGAATCCGGCAGGGTGGCGAGCGCCAGAACGGCCATGGCGGGCGCGGCCAGAACGAGCGCCCAGGAGATGACCTGCCAGCCGCCGAGCCGGCGCGATAGGCGCGCGCCCTCGGCGTAGCCGAGACCGCACAGCAGGATCGCCCCCAGCATCAGCCCGTCACCCGTCAGGTCGGCGCCGTCGCTGCGCGCCAGGGCGAACCCCGCCACCAGCACGCTGCCCGCGCCCGAGAACAGCCAGAAGGCGGGCTTTGGCCTGTCATCGGCCCCCAGCAAACCGAACAGGGCGGTGGCGAGCGGCAGCAGGCCGATGAAGACGATGGAGCGGGCCGAGGTAATGTGCCGGAGCGCCAGCGCCGTAAGCAGGGGAAAGCCGACCACCACGCCGAGAGCCACCACGGCGAGCGGCCCGAGATCGCCCCGCGCCGGCCGCTTCTGCCGCAGCAGAGCCAGGAGCGCGCCTCCGAGCCCGGCGGCGATCACCGCGCGCGAGGCGGTGAGGAAGAGCGGCGTGAAACCGCCGACCGCCACCCGCGTCGCCGGCAGCGAGCCGCTGAAGATCAGCACGCCGAGGAGGCCGTGGCCCCACCCGCGCCAGGTCTTTCCAACCGGATTGTTCGTGTGATGTTCGGGCATCGTTCGTCTCGAAGGGCGATGCGAGGTTAGAGCTTGAACCCTGGCGGCGACAGAAACAGTACCTTACAGTTCAAACCGAACTGTATGCCCCCATACGCCCATATGATTGAGCGACCGCGACATGACGGATGAAACCGTGGGCCGTACGGCGGCGGTGATGACGGCGATCCGCACCAAGCTCACCGCCCGGTCGCTGAGCCCGGGCGAGAAGCTGCCCTCGATCCGCCGCTTCGCCACGACCATGGGCGTCTCGCCCTCGACCGTGGTCGAGGCCTACGACCGGCTCGCGGCGGAGGGACTGATCCGGGCGCGACCGGGCTCCGGCTTCTTCGTCTCGGGGGCGGTCTCGCCGCTGGCGCTCACCGAGGCGGAGCCGCAGCGCGAGCGGGCAATCGATCCGCTCTGGGTCTCGCGCCAATCGCTCGATGCCGGTCCGGAGATGCTCAAGCCGGGCTGCGGCTGGCTTCCGGCGGAGTGGATGCCGAACGCGGCCATTCGCCGGGCCGTGCGCAGCCTCGCGCAGGCCGGAAACGCGGTGCTGACCGATTACGGCGTCACCCGCGGCGCGCTGTCCCTGCGGCGTCACCTCGTGCGCCGGATGGCGGGGGAAGGGATCGAACTCGGCGCGGATCAGCTGCTGCTCACTGCCTCGGGGACGCAGGCCATCGACCTGATCGGCCGCTTCCTCCTGCGGCCCGGCGACACGGTGATCGTGGACGATCCCTGCTACTTCAACTTCCAGGCCCTGCTGCGCGTCCACGCGGTCCGGATCATCGGGGTGCCCTACACGCCGACGGGGCCCGACCTCGCGGCCTTCGCCGCGGCGCTCGCCGAGCATCGCCCGCGCCTCTACGTCACCAATTCGGCGCTCC from the Methylorubrum extorquens genome contains:
- a CDS encoding conserved protein of unknown function, putative membrane protein (Evidence 4 : Unknown function but conserved in other organisms); its protein translation is MPEHHTNNPVGKTWRGWGHGLLGVLIFSGSLPATRVAVGGFTPLFLTASRAVIAAGLGGALLALLRQKRPARGDLGPLAVVALGVVVGFPLLTALALRHITSARSIVFIGLLPLATALFGLLGADDRPKPAFWLFSGAGSVLVAGFALARSDGADLTGDGLMLGAILLCGLGYAEGARLSRRLGGWQVISWALVLAAPAMAVLALATLPDSWAGIGLPAWAGLGYVSVFSMLVGFVFWYRGLALGGIAGVGQLQLLQPFFGLALAGLLLGEPVEGAMVAVAAGVVLCVVAAKRFA
- a CDS encoding Regulatory protein, GntR:Aminotransferase, class I and II (Evidence 2b : Function from indirect experimental evidences (e.g. phenotypes); Product type r : regulator) — translated: MTDETVGRTAAVMTAIRTKLTARSLSPGEKLPSIRRFATTMGVSPSTVVEAYDRLAAEGLIRARPGSGFFVSGAVSPLALTEAEPQRERAIDPLWVSRQSLDAGPEMLKPGCGWLPAEWMPNAAIRRAVRSLAQAGNAVLTDYGVTRGALSLRRHLVRRMAGEGIELGADQLLLTASGTQAIDLIGRFLLRPGDTVIVDDPCYFNFQALLRVHAVRIIGVPYTPTGPDLAAFAAALAEHRPRLYVTNSALHNPTGATLSPQNAHRLLTLAAAHDLTIVEDDIFADLEPEPSPRLAALDGLNRVIRIGSFSKTLSASIRCGFIAARPDWIEALVDLQVATSFGGPSPVAAELIAGTLADGSYRKHLEALRRRLSRARREATARLGSLGITPWIVPRGGFTLWCRLPDGQDAAALARAGLTEGLVLAPGNVFSVSQTAGSFMRFNVAQMTDPRVYEGLARAMEGAKIPPASSP